The Streptomyces seoulensis genome contains a region encoding:
- the gatB gene encoding Asp-tRNA(Asn)/Glu-tRNA(Gln) amidotransferase subunit GatB gives MTTTTDLVSYEDALSSYDPVMGLEVHVELGTNTKMFCGCSTELGAEPNSQTCPVCLGMPGALPVVNATGVESAIKIGLALNCSIAEWCRFARKNYFYPDMPKNFQTSQYDEPIAFDGYLDVQLEDGETFRVEIERAHMEEDTGKSTHVGGATGRIHGASHSLLDYNRAGIPLIEIVTKPIEGAGERAPEVARAYVRELREVIRALGVSEARMEMGQMRCDVNLSLRPHGREKFGTRSETKNVNSLRSVERAARFEIMRHAAVLDGGGTIIQETRHFHEDTGSTTSGRVKEEAEDYRYFPEPDLVPVAPSREWVEEIRAALPELPLARRTRLLAEWGISATDMQSITNAGALDLIVASIDAGADAASARKWWMGELARSANESGKSLDELAITPVQVARVTELVNSGDLNDKLARQVIEGVLAGEGTPDEVVEKRGLKVVSDEGALTTAVDEAIAGNPAIADKIRGGKVAAAGALVGAVMKATRGQADAARVKELILDRLGVSEG, from the coding sequence GTGACCACCACGACCGACCTGGTGTCGTACGAGGACGCGCTGTCGTCGTACGACCCCGTCATGGGCCTTGAGGTCCATGTCGAACTCGGCACCAACACCAAGATGTTCTGCGGCTGTTCGACCGAGCTGGGCGCCGAGCCCAACTCGCAGACGTGCCCGGTGTGCCTCGGCATGCCCGGCGCGCTCCCGGTCGTCAACGCGACCGGCGTCGAATCCGCGATCAAGATCGGCCTCGCGCTGAACTGCTCGATCGCCGAGTGGTGCCGCTTCGCCCGGAAGAACTACTTCTATCCGGACATGCCGAAGAACTTCCAGACCTCCCAGTACGACGAGCCGATCGCCTTCGACGGCTACCTCGACGTGCAGTTGGAGGACGGCGAGACCTTCCGCGTGGAGATCGAGCGCGCCCACATGGAGGAGGACACCGGCAAGTCGACGCACGTCGGCGGCGCCACCGGCCGTATCCACGGCGCGTCCCACTCCCTGCTGGACTACAACCGCGCCGGCATCCCGCTCATCGAGATCGTCACCAAGCCCATCGAGGGCGCGGGCGAGCGTGCCCCCGAGGTCGCGCGTGCCTACGTCCGCGAGCTGCGCGAGGTCATCCGTGCCCTCGGGGTCTCCGAGGCGCGGATGGAGATGGGCCAGATGCGCTGCGACGTGAACCTGTCGCTGCGCCCGCACGGCCGCGAGAAGTTCGGCACGCGCTCCGAGACGAAGAACGTCAACTCGCTGCGCTCGGTCGAGCGTGCCGCCCGCTTCGAGATCATGCGCCACGCGGCCGTGCTCGACGGCGGCGGCACGATCATCCAGGAGACCCGCCACTTCCACGAGGACACGGGGTCCACGACCTCGGGCCGCGTGAAGGAGGAGGCCGAGGACTACCGGTACTTCCCGGAGCCCGACCTCGTCCCGGTGGCGCCCTCGCGCGAGTGGGTCGAGGAGATCCGCGCCGCGCTGCCCGAGCTGCCGCTGGCCCGCCGTACCCGCCTGCTGGCGGAGTGGGGCATCTCGGCCACCGACATGCAGTCGATCACCAACGCCGGTGCGCTGGACCTGATCGTCGCCAGCATCGACGCCGGTGCCGACGCGGCCTCCGCCCGCAAGTGGTGGATGGGCGAGCTGGCGCGCAGCGCCAACGAGTCCGGCAAGTCGCTGGACGAGCTGGCGATCACGCCGGTGCAGGTCGCGCGGGTCACCGAGCTGGTGAACTCCGGCGACCTGAACGACAAGCTGGCCCGCCAGGTCATCGAGGGCGTCCTCGCCGGTGAGGGCACGCCGGACGAGGTCGTGGAGAAGCGCGGTCTGAAGGTCGTCTCCGACGAGGGTGCGCTGACCACCGCCGTCGACGAGGCCATCGCCGGCAACCCGGCCATCGCGGACAAGATCCGCGGCGGCAAGGTGGCCGCGGCCGGCGCGCTGGTCGGCGCGGTCATGAAGGCCACCCGTGGCCAGGCCGACGCCGCCCGCGTCAAGGAGCTGATCCTGGACCGGCTGGGCGTGAGCGAGGGCTGA
- the gatA gene encoding Asp-tRNA(Asn)/Glu-tRNA(Gln) amidotransferase subunit GatA, which yields MTDIIKLTAAEIAGKIASGELTAVEVTEAHLARIDAVDEKVHAFLHVDREGALAQARAVDAKRARGEKLGPLAGVPLALKDIFTTEGIPTTVGSKILEGWIPPYDATLTKRLKDADVVILGKTNMDEFAMGSSTENSAYGPTGNPWDLTKIPGGSGGGSSAALASYEAPLAIGTDTGGSIRQPAAVTGTVGVKPTYGSVSRYGMVAFSSSLDQGGPCARTVLDAALLHEVIAGHDPLDSTSIDAPVPPVVEAARNGSVAGMRVGVVKQFRGEGYQAGVLQRFDESVELLKELGAEIVELDCPSFDLALSAYYLIAPSECSSNLARFDGLRYGRRTGDDGTHSAEEVTSLTREAGFGDEVKRRIMLGTYALSSGYYDAYYGSAQKVRTLITRDFEKAFEQVDVIVSPTTPTTAFAIGERADDPMAMYLADLCTIPTNLAGNAAMSLPCGLAPEDNLPVGLQIIAPALKDDRLYKVGAAVEAAFVEKWGHPLIEEAPSL from the coding sequence ATGACCGACATCATCAAGCTCACGGCCGCCGAGATCGCCGGGAAGATCGCCTCCGGCGAGCTCACGGCCGTCGAGGTCACCGAGGCCCACCTGGCCCGGATCGACGCCGTCGACGAGAAGGTGCACGCCTTCCTGCACGTCGACCGCGAGGGCGCCCTCGCCCAGGCCCGCGCCGTGGACGCCAAGCGCGCCCGGGGCGAGAAGCTCGGCCCGCTGGCCGGCGTCCCGCTCGCGCTCAAGGACATCTTCACCACCGAGGGCATCCCGACCACCGTCGGGTCCAAGATCCTCGAGGGCTGGATCCCGCCGTACGACGCGACGCTCACCAAGCGCCTCAAGGACGCCGACGTAGTCATCCTCGGCAAGACCAACATGGACGAGTTCGCCATGGGGTCCTCCACCGAGAACAGCGCCTACGGCCCGACCGGCAACCCCTGGGACCTCACCAAGATCCCCGGCGGCTCCGGCGGCGGCTCCTCCGCCGCGCTCGCCTCCTACGAGGCCCCGCTCGCCATCGGCACCGACACCGGCGGCTCCATCCGCCAGCCGGCCGCCGTCACCGGCACGGTCGGCGTCAAGCCGACCTACGGCTCGGTCTCCCGCTACGGCATGGTCGCCTTCTCGTCCTCCCTGGACCAGGGCGGCCCCTGCGCCCGAACGGTGCTGGACGCGGCCCTGCTGCACGAGGTCATCGCGGGCCACGACCCGCTGGACTCGACCTCCATCGACGCCCCCGTACCGCCGGTCGTCGAGGCCGCGCGGAACGGGTCGGTGGCGGGCATGCGGGTCGGCGTCGTCAAGCAGTTCCGCGGCGAGGGCTACCAGGCCGGCGTCCTGCAGCGCTTCGACGAGTCCGTCGAACTGCTGAAGGAGCTCGGCGCCGAGATCGTCGAGCTGGACTGCCCGTCCTTCGACCTCGCCCTGTCGGCGTACTACCTCATCGCGCCCTCGGAGTGCTCCTCCAACCTCGCCCGCTTCGACGGCCTGCGCTACGGCCGCCGCACCGGCGACGACGGCACCCACTCCGCCGAGGAGGTCACCTCGCTCACCCGTGAGGCGGGCTTCGGCGACGAGGTCAAGCGCCGCATCATGCTCGGCACGTACGCCCTCTCCAGCGGCTACTACGACGCCTACTACGGCTCCGCGCAGAAGGTCCGCACCCTCATCACGCGGGACTTCGAGAAGGCGTTCGAGCAGGTCGACGTCATCGTCTCCCCGACGACCCCGACCACCGCCTTCGCGATCGGCGAGCGCGCCGACGACCCGATGGCGATGTACCTCGCGGACCTGTGCACCATCCCGACGAACCTCGCGGGCAACGCCGCCATGTCGCTGCCGTGCGGTCTCGCCCCGGAGGACAACCTCCCCGTCGGCCTCCAGATCATCGCCCCGGCGCTGAAGGACGACAGGCTGTACAAGGTCGGCGCCGCCGTCGAGGCCGCCTTCGTGGAAAAGTGGGGTCACCCACTGATCGAGGAGGCACCGTCGCTGTGA
- the gatC gene encoding Asp-tRNA(Asn)/Glu-tRNA(Gln) amidotransferase subunit GatC — MPGITREEVAHLARLARLELKPEELDHFAGQLDDIIGAVARVSEVADQDVPPTSHPLPLTNVMRADEVRPSLTPAQALSGAPAQEQQRFKVPQILGED, encoded by the coding sequence ATGCCTGGCATCACGCGCGAGGAGGTCGCCCACCTCGCCCGGCTGGCGCGTCTGGAGCTGAAGCCCGAAGAGCTCGACCACTTCGCGGGCCAGCTCGACGACATCATCGGCGCGGTCGCCCGCGTCAGCGAGGTCGCCGACCAAGACGTACCGCCGACCTCGCACCCGCTCCCGCTGACGAACGTCATGCGGGCGGACGAGGTCCGTCCCTCGCTCACCCCCGCGCAGGCGCTCTCCGGCGCCCCCGCCCAGGAGCAGCAGCGTTTCAAGGTGCCGCAGATCCTGGGGGAGGACTAA
- a CDS encoding GlxA family transcriptional regulator, with protein sequence MHTVAVLALDQVIPFDLSTPIDVFTRTRLPDGRPGYRIRVCAEHPETDAGSFALRAPWGLEGLRGADTVVVPGTADPTAPPAPAVHDALLAAAGDGTRIASICSGTFVLAATGLLDGLRATTHWAVAGLLADTHPEIAVDPDVLYVDNGQILTSAGAAAGLDLCLHMIRRDYGSAVAADAARLSVMPLEREGGQAQFIVHDHAPTPHGSAFEPLLDWLRDNLGSDLTLADIAAQAGTSTRTLIRRFREQTGSTPLQWLHRARVRQAQHLLETTQQSVERIGAQVGFGSPTAFRDRFKRTTGVSPHAYRRSFT encoded by the coding sequence ATGCACACCGTCGCCGTGCTCGCCCTGGACCAGGTGATCCCGTTCGACCTGTCCACCCCGATCGACGTCTTCACCCGTACCCGGCTCCCGGACGGCCGCCCCGGCTACCGCATCCGGGTGTGCGCGGAGCATCCGGAGACCGACGCGGGCTCCTTCGCCCTGCGCGCTCCCTGGGGGCTGGAGGGGCTCCGGGGCGCGGACACGGTCGTCGTGCCCGGTACCGCCGACCCCACCGCGCCGCCCGCTCCCGCCGTCCACGACGCGCTGCTGGCGGCCGCCGGGGACGGCACCCGGATCGCCTCCATCTGCTCGGGCACCTTCGTCCTGGCCGCCACCGGACTGCTGGACGGCCTGCGGGCCACCACCCACTGGGCCGTGGCCGGCCTGCTGGCGGACACCCACCCGGAGATCGCGGTCGACCCGGACGTGCTGTACGTCGACAACGGCCAGATCCTGACGTCGGCCGGGGCGGCAGCGGGCCTGGACCTGTGTCTGCACATGATCCGCCGGGACTACGGCTCGGCGGTCGCCGCCGACGCAGCGCGGCTCTCCGTCATGCCCCTGGAACGCGAGGGCGGCCAGGCGCAGTTCATCGTCCACGACCACGCGCCCACGCCACACGGCTCCGCCTTCGAGCCCCTGCTCGACTGGCTGCGGGACAACCTGGGCTCCGACCTCACCCTCGCCGACATCGCCGCCCAGGCCGGGACCAGCACACGCACCCTGATCCGCCGCTTCCGCGAGCAGACCGGCAGCACGCCGTTGCAGTGGCTCCACCGTGCCCGCGTCCGGCAGGCCCAGCATCTGCTGGAGACCACCCAGCAGTCCGTGGAACGCATCGGCGCCCAGGTCGGGTTCGGCTCGCCCACGGCCTTCCGCGACCGCTTCAAGCGCACCACCGGGGTCAGCCCCCACGCCTACCGCCGCTCCTTCACCTGA
- a CDS encoding putative bifunctional diguanylate cyclase/phosphodiesterase — protein sequence MEPTESAAPGSRQRLRRRTGAWRGNRWTGRSKDRAGPNGAADRGDPHAALVLAADLGPSQDSQQRTQAPTLPAALATAAALALGAGLYGAFSGGRALFPAGTAGWALALLTGLVVGHLVMLGRARWGGGTASGAALTLATLLLYGWVPAGLVSLTVVVLVGVARRNCWRQGLLHGAVDILGIGAGALVLGAFGRVGTVEEPWRPAGWDLGTVPEVVLAAGAYLLVSRGLLWYLHAPRGGGVPTIARTALVRQGLVVVALLGIAPLVCVVADARPELLPLFAIPLIALDSTLWMARARAEEQLRDPLTGLPNRQWLLERIWTALDDAERIGARSALMLIDLDRFRSVNDTLGHLAGDRLLLQIADRLQKALPRGAEAARLGGDEFAVLLPVADSTTSATRIARGLVTALGSPLDLDGLTLVLEASAGVAVFPDHALDAEGMLRRADVAMYQAKRDRTGVEAYESKRDSNTPDRLALLGDLRRALDAHEVQLHYQPKVRFDGQVAGLEALVRWVHPERGKVPPDEFIAIAESSGLMPHLTEYVLETALAQVARWREQGLRVPVAVNVSPRDVHTPGFAGSVAARLARHGVPAGALQLEITEHVLLEDPQRAADTLAALAGHGVKMSLDDFGTGYSSLVHLRRLPVSELKIDRSFVARLAVDAEDAAIVRCTVDLAHSLGLVVVAEGVEDDETWEHLRDLHCDAVQGWLVAAAMPPEETTAWLKARGARGWQRPRAALPAAE from the coding sequence ATGGAACCGACCGAGAGCGCCGCCCCCGGCTCACGGCAGCGCCTGCGCCGCCGCACGGGCGCGTGGCGGGGGAACCGGTGGACCGGACGCAGCAAGGACCGCGCGGGGCCGAACGGCGCGGCGGACAGGGGCGATCCGCACGCGGCGCTGGTCCTCGCCGCCGACCTCGGCCCCTCGCAGGACTCCCAACAGCGCACGCAGGCACCCACGTTGCCCGCCGCGCTCGCCACCGCGGCCGCCCTCGCCCTCGGCGCCGGGCTCTACGGCGCCTTCAGCGGGGGCCGCGCGCTCTTCCCCGCCGGCACGGCCGGGTGGGCGCTGGCGCTGCTCACCGGACTCGTCGTCGGCCATCTCGTCATGCTGGGCCGGGCCCGCTGGGGCGGCGGCACCGCCTCCGGCGCCGCGCTCACCCTCGCCACCCTGCTGCTGTACGGCTGGGTCCCGGCCGGACTGGTCAGCCTCACCGTCGTCGTCCTGGTCGGCGTGGCCCGGCGCAACTGCTGGCGGCAGGGCCTGCTGCACGGCGCGGTGGACATCCTCGGCATCGGCGCCGGAGCCCTCGTGCTCGGCGCCTTCGGCCGGGTGGGCACCGTGGAGGAGCCCTGGCGGCCCGCCGGTTGGGACCTGGGCACCGTCCCCGAGGTGGTGCTCGCGGCGGGGGCGTATCTCCTCGTCAGCCGGGGGCTGTTGTGGTACCTGCACGCCCCGCGCGGGGGCGGGGTGCCCACCATCGCCCGTACCGCGCTGGTCCGGCAGGGACTGGTCGTCGTGGCGCTGCTCGGCATCGCGCCGCTGGTGTGCGTGGTCGCCGACGCCCGGCCGGAGCTGCTGCCGCTGTTCGCCATCCCGCTGATCGCGCTGGACTCCACGCTGTGGATGGCGCGGGCCCGCGCGGAGGAGCAGTTGCGCGACCCGCTGACCGGACTGCCCAACCGGCAGTGGCTGCTGGAGCGGATCTGGACCGCGCTGGACGACGCCGAACGCATCGGCGCCCGCTCGGCGTTGATGCTCATCGACCTCGACCGCTTCCGGTCGGTCAACGACACCCTCGGCCATCTCGCCGGTGACCGGCTGCTGTTGCAGATCGCCGACCGGCTCCAGAAGGCCCTGCCACGCGGAGCGGAGGCCGCGCGGCTGGGCGGGGACGAGTTCGCCGTCTTACTGCCGGTGGCCGACTCCACGACGTCGGCCACCCGGATCGCGCGCGGGCTGGTCACCGCGCTCGGTTCGCCGCTCGACCTCGACGGACTCACGCTCGTGCTGGAGGCCAGCGCGGGCGTCGCCGTCTTCCCCGACCACGCGCTGGACGCCGAGGGCATGCTGCGGCGCGCGGACGTGGCGATGTACCAGGCCAAGCGGGACCGCACCGGCGTGGAGGCGTACGAGTCCAAGCGGGACTCCAACACCCCCGACCGGCTGGCCCTGCTGGGCGATCTGCGCCGGGCGCTGGACGCGCACGAGGTGCAGTTGCACTACCAGCCCAAGGTCCGCTTCGACGGCCAGGTGGCCGGCCTGGAGGCCCTGGTGCGCTGGGTGCACCCGGAGCGGGGCAAGGTCCCGCCGGACGAGTTCATAGCGATCGCCGAGTCCTCCGGGCTGATGCCGCACCTCACCGAGTACGTCCTGGAGACCGCGCTCGCGCAGGTCGCTCGCTGGCGCGAGCAGGGCCTCAGGGTGCCGGTCGCGGTGAACGTCTCCCCGCGTGACGTGCACACCCCCGGCTTCGCCGGTTCCGTCGCCGCCCGGCTGGCCCGGCACGGGGTCCCGGCGGGGGCGCTCCAGTTGGAGATCACCGAGCACGTGCTGCTGGAGGACCCGCAGCGGGCCGCCGACACCCTGGCCGCGCTGGCCGGGCACGGCGTGAAGATGTCCCTGGACGACTTCGGCACCGGCTACTCCTCCCTGGTCCACCTGCGGCGGCTGCCGGTCAGCGAACTGAAGATCGACCGCTCCTTCGTGGCCCGGCTCGCGGTGGACGCCGAGGACGCGGCGATCGTCCGCTGCACGGTCGACCTCGCGCACTCGCTCGGCCTCGTGGTCGTCGCCGAGGGCGTCGAGGACGACGAGACCTGGGAACACCTCCGCGACCTCCACTGCGACGCCGTACAGGGGTGGCTGGTGGCCGCGGCCATGCCTCCCGAGGAGACCACGGCCTGGCTGAAGGCCCGGGGCGCCCGGGGGTGGCAGCGACCGCGCGCGGCCCTTCCCGCGGCGGAGTGA
- the ligA gene encoding NAD-dependent DNA ligase LigA: protein MAGDKQAATTAVPAEARERHGRLAEQVEEHRFRYYVKDAPVVSDAEFDKLLRTLEALEEEFPELRTPDSPTQKVAGSYETEFTAVAHRERMLSLDNAFDDEELAAWADRISRELGEQTYHFLCELKVDGLAVNLTYEHGRLTRAATRGDGRTGEDITPNVRTITDIPERLRGDDVPDLVEIRGEVYFPMDKFLELNERLVAAEEKPFANPRNAAAGSLRQKDPRVTAGRPLHMVVHGIGAHEGFSGLTRLSEAYGLLKTWGLPTSPHNRVVDGLDGVREFIAYYGENRHSVEHEIDGVVVKLDEIRLQGRLGSTARAPRWAIAYKYAPEEVNTKLVDIKVGVGRTGRVTPYAQVEPVKVAGSEVEFATLHNQEVVKAKGVLIGDTVVLRKAGDVIPEILGPVADLRDGSEREFVMPSNCPECGTPLRPMKEGDIDLRCPNARTCPAQLRERVAYLAGRECLDIEHFGGVAAAALTRPLEPADPPLVDEGDLFDLTVEKLLPIKAHVLDPDSGLPKRDPKTGEEKVVTVFANQKGEPKKNTLSLLEHIEAAKRRPLARFINGLSIRHVGPVAAQALAREFRSVDRIEAATEEELAATDGVGPIIAAALKEWFAEDWHREIVRKWKAAGVPLEEEATGEYEGPRPLEGMTVVVTGTLENFTRDGAKDALQSRGAKVTGSVSKKTSFVVVGDNPGSKYDKAMQLKVPVLDEDGFAVLLERGPEAAAEVALPTGE from the coding sequence GTGGCCGGCGACAAGCAAGCGGCGACGACAGCGGTGCCCGCCGAGGCGCGCGAGAGGCACGGGCGGCTCGCGGAGCAGGTCGAGGAGCACCGCTTCCGGTACTACGTGAAGGACGCTCCCGTCGTCAGCGACGCGGAGTTCGACAAGCTCCTGAGAACCCTGGAGGCTCTGGAGGAGGAGTTCCCGGAGCTGCGCACCCCGGACTCGCCCACCCAGAAGGTCGCCGGGTCCTACGAGACCGAGTTCACCGCGGTCGCGCACCGCGAGCGGATGCTGTCCCTGGACAACGCCTTCGACGACGAGGAACTGGCCGCCTGGGCCGACCGCATCTCCCGCGAACTGGGCGAGCAGACCTACCACTTCCTGTGCGAGCTGAAGGTCGACGGCCTCGCCGTCAACCTCACCTACGAGCACGGCCGCCTCACCCGCGCCGCCACCCGCGGGGACGGCCGCACCGGCGAGGACATCACGCCCAACGTCCGCACCATCACCGACATCCCCGAACGCCTCCGCGGCGACGACGTGCCCGACCTCGTGGAGATCCGCGGCGAGGTCTACTTCCCGATGGACAAGTTCCTCGAGCTGAACGAGCGTCTGGTCGCCGCCGAGGAGAAGCCCTTCGCCAACCCCCGCAACGCGGCAGCCGGTTCACTGCGCCAGAAGGACCCGCGCGTCACCGCGGGCCGCCCGCTGCACATGGTCGTCCACGGCATCGGCGCCCACGAGGGCTTCAGCGGCCTGACCCGGCTGTCCGAGGCGTACGGCCTGCTCAAGACCTGGGGCCTGCCCACCTCCCCGCACAACCGCGTGGTCGACGGCCTCGACGGCGTGCGCGAGTTCATCGCGTACTACGGCGAGAACCGGCACTCCGTCGAGCACGAGATCGACGGCGTCGTCGTCAAGCTCGACGAGATCCGCCTCCAGGGCCGACTCGGCTCCACCGCGCGCGCCCCGCGCTGGGCCATCGCGTACAAGTACGCGCCGGAGGAGGTCAACACCAAGCTCGTCGACATCAAGGTCGGCGTCGGCCGCACCGGCCGCGTCACCCCCTACGCCCAGGTCGAGCCGGTCAAGGTCGCGGGCAGCGAGGTCGAGTTCGCCACCCTGCACAACCAGGAGGTCGTCAAGGCCAAGGGCGTGCTCATCGGCGACACCGTGGTGCTGCGCAAGGCCGGTGACGTCATCCCGGAGATCCTCGGGCCCGTCGCCGACCTCCGGGACGGCAGCGAGCGGGAGTTCGTGATGCCGTCGAACTGCCCCGAGTGCGGCACCCCGCTGCGCCCGATGAAGGAGGGCGACATCGACCTCCGCTGCCCCAACGCCCGTACTTGCCCGGCCCAGTTGCGCGAGCGCGTGGCCTATCTCGCGGGCCGCGAGTGCCTGGACATCGAGCACTTCGGCGGAGTCGCCGCCGCCGCGCTCACCCGGCCCCTGGAGCCCGCCGACCCGCCGCTGGTGGACGAGGGCGACTTGTTCGACCTGACGGTGGAGAAGCTGCTGCCCATCAAGGCGCATGTGCTCGACCCCGACAGCGGACTGCCCAAGCGCGACCCGAAGACCGGCGAGGAGAAGGTCGTCACCGTCTTCGCCAACCAGAAGGGCGAGCCGAAGAAGAACACCCTCTCCCTGCTGGAGCACATCGAGGCGGCCAAGCGGCGCCCGCTGGCCCGGTTCATCAACGGCCTGTCCATCCGGCACGTCGGCCCCGTGGCCGCGCAGGCGCTCGCCCGCGAGTTCCGGTCCGTCGACCGCATCGAAGCGGCCACGGAGGAGGAACTGGCCGCCACCGACGGCGTGGGCCCCATCATCGCCGCCGCGCTCAAGGAGTGGTTCGCCGAGGACTGGCACCGAGAGATCGTGCGCAAGTGGAAGGCGGCCGGTGTCCCGCTGGAGGAGGAGGCCACCGGCGAGTACGAGGGCCCGCGTCCGCTGGAGGGGATGACCGTCGTCGTCACCGGCACGCTGGAGAACTTCACCCGCGACGGGGCCAAGGACGCGCTCCAGAGCCGGGGTGCGAAGGTGACCGGTTCCGTCTCCAAGAAGACCTCGTTCGTGGTCGTCGGCGACAACCCCGGCTCCAAGTACGACAAGGCGATGCAGCTCAAGGTGCCGGTGCTGGACGAGGACGGATTCGCCGTCCTGCTGGAGCGCGGGCCCGAGGCCGCGGCCGAAGTCGCGCTTCCGACCGGGGAGTAG
- a CDS encoding methionine synthase codes for MSENTQVTFPAATGVGSMPGGDARETAKTVTGSLDDFPYLAELPARGPGADMIGRTAGMLVDLYARVEPSGWRLSDRPGRDTRRAHAWLRQDLDALEEFTQGYEGDVKVQAVGPWTLAAALELRNGEAVLSDPGACRDLTASLAEGLRLHLADVRRRIPGARVVLQLDEPSLTAVLRGQVRTASGYRTHRAVDRQVVEAGLREVLGASVGGPTVVHSCAPDVPFALLRRAGTDAVSFDFALLTERDDDVIGEAVEGGTRLFAGVVPGTDAALSDPAGSVMGVRTLWRRLGLRPGLLAEAITVTPTCGLAGASPAYARQALAHCVRAARSLADNPE; via the coding sequence GTGAGTGAGAACACGCAGGTCACCTTCCCCGCGGCCACCGGCGTCGGTTCGATGCCCGGCGGGGACGCGCGCGAGACCGCCAAGACCGTCACCGGCAGCCTGGACGACTTCCCGTACCTCGCCGAACTGCCCGCGCGCGGCCCCGGCGCCGACATGATCGGCCGCACCGCCGGCATGCTCGTCGATCTGTACGCGCGCGTGGAGCCCAGCGGCTGGCGGCTGTCCGACCGGCCCGGCCGCGACACCCGGCGCGCGCACGCGTGGCTGCGCCAGGACCTCGACGCCCTGGAGGAGTTCACCCAGGGCTACGAGGGCGACGTCAAGGTGCAGGCGGTCGGCCCCTGGACGCTGGCCGCCGCGCTGGAACTGCGCAATGGCGAGGCGGTGCTGTCCGATCCCGGCGCCTGCCGCGACCTCACCGCCTCGCTCGCCGAGGGCCTGCGCCTGCACCTCGCCGACGTCCGCCGCCGCATCCCCGGCGCGCGCGTGGTGCTCCAGCTCGACGAGCCCTCGCTGACCGCCGTGCTGCGCGGCCAGGTCAGGACCGCCAGCGGCTACCGCACCCACCGCGCCGTGGACCGGCAGGTCGTCGAGGCCGGCCTGCGCGAGGTGCTCGGGGCGAGCGTCGGCGGCCCCACCGTCGTCCACTCCTGCGCCCCCGACGTGCCGTTCGCCCTGCTGCGCCGCGCGGGCACCGACGCCGTCTCCTTCGACTTCGCCCTCCTCACCGAGCGTGACGACGATGTGATCGGGGAAGCGGTGGAGGGCGGCACCCGGCTGTTCGCCGGTGTCGTCCCCGGCACGGATGCCGCATTGTCAGACCCTGCCGGTAGCGTCATGGGTGTCAGGACGCTGTGGCGCAGGCTGGGGCTGCGACCGGGACTGCTCGCGGAAGCGATCACGGTCACGCCCACGTGCGGTCTCGCGGGTGCTTCCCCCGCCTACGCCCGCCAGGCGCTCGCCCACTGCGTCCGGGCGGCGAGATCCCTCGCGGACAACCCTGAGTAA
- a CDS encoding SDR family oxidoreductase — MAGMATHVITGAGSGIGAAVARRLHARGDELVLHARDAARAKELAAEFPGARTLVGDLADPDKLSWAFSHQSLPDRVDSLLHIAGVVDLGDVGDLTPKSWRHQLNVNLIAPAELTRHFLPQLRTGRGQVLFVNSGAGLNAHAGWSAYAASKHGLKALADSLRHEEHGNGVRVTSVYPGRTASPMQAKVHQQEGKEYDPGRFIDPESVADTVLLALDLPRDAEINDLTVRPGR; from the coding sequence ATGGCGGGCATGGCTACTCATGTGATCACCGGCGCCGGTTCCGGCATCGGCGCCGCCGTCGCCCGCCGTCTGCACGCGCGCGGGGACGAACTCGTCCTCCACGCGCGCGACGCGGCCCGCGCCAAGGAACTCGCGGCCGAGTTCCCCGGCGCCCGCACCCTGGTGGGCGACCTCGCCGACCCCGACAAGCTGTCCTGGGCCTTCTCCCACCAGTCGCTGCCGGACCGCGTGGACTCGCTGCTGCACATCGCCGGGGTCGTCGACCTCGGCGACGTCGGTGACCTCACCCCCAAGTCCTGGCGCCACCAGCTCAACGTCAACCTGATCGCCCCCGCCGAGCTGACCCGGCACTTCCTGCCCCAGCTCCGCACCGGCCGCGGCCAGGTCCTCTTCGTCAACTCCGGCGCCGGACTCAACGCCCACGCGGGCTGGTCCGCGTACGCCGCCTCCAAGCACGGTCTGAAGGCCCTGGCCGACTCGCTGCGCCACGAGGAGCACGGCAACGGCGTCCGGGTCACCTCCGTCTACCCCGGCCGCACCGCCAGCCCGATGCAGGCCAAGGTGCACCAGCAGGAGGGCAAGGAGTACGACCCCGGCCGGTTCATCGACCCCGAGTCGGTCGCCGACACCGTCCTGCTCGCCCTCGACCTGCCCAGGGACGCCGAGATCAACGACCTGACGGTGCGCCCCGGCCGCTGA